ggtactgcctcttgttcttttttttttttttttttttttttttttttttgtggtgagtttttctgccttgtcattttatccagataagaatgtatgaaggagagaataaaatacaaaaagggtggcaaagaccccaggaaaacgTGCTTTAacccaatcagaagagaccccaaatcatggggtgaaaaaagagggtaaaaagaagttcaggaaaaaagaaagaaagaaagaaaaatataaaaaataaaatatgtatattagactggtgaatagaacagaatcacccacttaattttgggagtattttggtctcctagaggaaactacctccccaaattttaaagaatgaaaaaatatatataaaacacacacacaaaataaaggtaaacacgatgaagggatggaatatgactataaagatgaaaaattttttaaaaattttctaaaaaaggagttgataagataagtttgttgggggaataaagaaaaagaaagtggagagaattgctcaggctggaggctataacaaagccctgtgctagattgctaaatttagggtatattttgatctattagaagaagttgtatgccaaattttttagaagaaaaaaccctatgtgtatacaaaaaataaagttagatacaatgaaggacaaaatatgactataataatgaagtttcaaaaagatttttttaatgaaaggcattgttaagataaactagttaaaaaactttaaaagaggaaagagtaaaagttaaaaaattagcataagaaaaaataaaattaaaaaaattaattaacgttgcaagactaaagaatcatggagagaaagtcTTGAATTCcaagctttgctttctccttctctggaattccacagttctccttggtaagtgaacttggtcttggctggatttctttctGATATTctctgggaggggcctgttgtagtgattctcaagtgtctttgcctgaggtggaagtGTACCGCCCTTACCAAGGggcgggctaagtaatctgctcgggtttgcttttgggagcttttgttcccagAGAGCTTTCCATGGAGTTCTGGAGCATgggatgaaaatggtggcctcccagtctctggcctggaggagctgagagctcgggaccccacttctcagtgcacccttggagaaaagtgctcaatcactcccgtctccctggcctctggatgcactccgagctcacccggcctgtgaccaagcatctcttgTCTCTGGCACAGCCCCagctggagtctccaaacccagcagatccctgcatTCTTCCAGGAGAGTCTCCCTGGaccttgtggggtccctgctcaaagaacagtggcctgactgtgccacagatcacagttcaaggtaatcctgagttgagagctcactccttggctctgtctctgtagccagtttccctctctgatactgcaagctctgtgacactctgacacctccgatccttctgtgaccccatgggacctgagaccatgctgtccccatgtgggcttcaccctggcttagcctctggagtgatgtccttcagtggaacagacttttagaagttctgattttgtgctccattgctccaccacttgctgggaactggccctctccccacagtctatcttcccattattttggattcacttttccacaGGTtatacctttcagaaagtggtagatttcctgtttctagaaattctgttcttcttctcttcaatctcctgttggatttgtaggtgttcctaatggtttgataaactatctagctgacctcctgctacctgatgtcatctcagcctgctactcctctgccaccTTGACTCCTCTCCTGTGGAGACCTATGTTAACAATAATATCATTAATCAATGTTCATAATGCCCTTACTCTACATGTCTACCCATGCATCCTTCCCAAAAACTATCCCACACATGAAAGTTATTTAGCAATCCTTTAACTCTGTGCTAACCATTGtgaagagaatataaaaatatacatgacaCAGTTTCCCCACTATGGAAGCTTACAGTGgagtgagggagaaagggaagacacAGGGTAACTAAAACTGTAGACATACTGTGGAAAGACGGTCTAGATAAGACAGACACAAAGAAGCAGAAgagatcaaagaaaataaattgcttcTGATATAGATTATCCAAAAAGTTTGGGCTGGAGGTAACATTTAAATTGTACTGTAATGGCTGTGTACAATTTCAATAGTCAGATATTGAAAGGATGGAATTCCAAGGAAAAGACTAACTACTGGAATGGATTTCTTAACTTTGGACATCATTTGATATTGAACTTCTGTTCATAATGAGAGAATGAAATGCAAGGACCAGTGAAACTCAAGGTAAAACTACAGAATCTGGAGGCTTTGAATACAGAAGATAGGAGCCAGGACCTGGGTCCCAGCTCAGGGTCCATTTATCCCCATTCCTCTTGCACCTGATCTCAGTGAAGTGGTGTGAAGTTCAGATGGGACAGGATATCCAGTATGTCTCCATCTGTATGTCTCCCaccttctctcttcccccactgAGTTCTTGATTAGCAATGAAAGGATTTCTTAATCTCATTACTGAGAATAGCACAAAGCACAGAAAAGCATATACTATACTAATTAAATTAGGTGATTTGTATacctggggaaagagagaaacagctcCTCCTTCCATCTCCACAGTCCATTTTCCTAGATCTTCtgacactatatgttaataaatatctatattttctccttctctggacaGACATGCTGTGAAATGTCAGATGGAAGGTTTGTATCTCTCATAAAAATCTCATAAATCTCTCATAAAAAGTTCTTCTGAGCACTGTCATTGAAATGTAGAGGAGGGGGTTCCTATGTTGTTTCTGCCTTCAAACCTTGTACAGGTCATTCTGCCTCCTGCATCCAGAAGTTTtacttcagattttttaaagatgtaaacaAAGTAAGGAGTAAAACAAACATTCAACTCTTCTTACCAATCTTGCTATTTTCAAAGTTCATTGCTTTTTTATGAAATTGTTTTCACGAATGACTAGTACTTCACAATCTCAACTCTAGATTCCTTAATTCGtacaatttttaattgttttctttctgggaTGGCTCAAGTACAGAGTCCTTCTTGGAAGcaaagaagataataaaatagCTTCTCTTAGTACCTTCCATGAGGGAGTTCTAGGAGAGGGGAGGTGGTTATGTGGGTGGTGTACATACGGGGTGTCTGTGTATTAGGCTGGAAAGAAAGGTAAAGAGGGCATTGTCTCTGGCtgctgtttgtctttctctgcaaaACTGGTTTGATTGTGTCAGATGTATATGGGCTCCAAGTAGCCCAGCATGTTAGCCATACACTCCACAGAAAGGAAATTCATTGATGGTCCCTTGAAaggtaatgaaaataaatatcataGTTTGGTACAAAAACACTAAACAGGGTTTGTGTACACAAGCCCCCCCCCTCACAAATTCTATCAAATATGCTCATGTTTATAGACCTACCGAAATAAACATACCCCAATACTTGGTACATATTTCCATTCAAATTCTAACACATATGTCCACAGATTAGGTACATACACAACTTTGACATACAAACACGATTTGTCCCCTTTCCAAGCTCCTCACTGCTGGTTGGGAGCATAGTGAAGGTGAAGGAGAGAATGTGAATGTGAGCTATCTGTGTCATTAAGTGTGTTTCTGACCACATGccacaaacaaatagaaattatgttttcatttttcactatTTGTACTTATCCACTGCCTTCAGTTACCTTTATACCATCATGTTTCAATGATCATCTATCCCTTACTGAGTGGCTACTCCATGAAGCGTATAGTCTCTGCTCAATCTTAGTACAGATTCTAGCTTCATCACTTACTTTCTACAAatggcttaacctctctgagccttagtttcaaCTTTTGTAATGTGAGCATAATAAAACTCACCTTAAAGAAATTTTGTATTAAATAGGTGATCATGTAAAGTGTTTGGTACAAAACATAGGGCATAGTATTAAACAAATAGCTATAATTATCATCATCACTTTAGGGACATTGAAGATAAGAGataatacataaaaaaagatgttctttcccttaggaggttttttttttttttttaattttttttttaagattttatttatttatttgacagagagagatcataagtaggcggagaggcaggcagagagagtgagagggaagcaggctccctgccgagcagagagcccgatgtgggactcgatcccaggaccctgagatcatgacctgagccaaaggcagcggcttaaaccactgagccacccaggcacccctcccttagGAGGTTTTTAAATCTCATCAAAGAGACAAGATAAATATGCTGTGAGAGGGAGGCCATAGAAACATAAAATACTTCTTTGAGCCCTGACATGCAAATTATTCTCCTAAATCCAAGACGTGTTTTAAAATTTGTAGCAGATTTCAATGCTCTATGAAGATTGGTGTTTTTCTTCTGTCACTCATCATTCCTATGCCTCACCACCTTACATACTCCCACACGTTCACCCCAGCCTTTCATTTCAGGAGCGGATTGGAGAATTCTTGGGATGAAAAAGATTTTTGGGGAATTCATTTTGTACATTTCCCTGTTTCTGAGTAGAGTCCATCTGAGATGTTCCAAACCCAAGTGAGATAGTCATGCACATGGCTAGAGGGCCTGCACTCTCCAATCTCCCCTGTCACCCTCTAATCTCAGAAAATTCCCCCTTATGGTCAATCTCTATCTGttttccttcaatattgtgtCTCTTTATCAGTCATTCTGATTGGAAATGAGGTACACAAACCCTCCAAAGCttaagaaaattctcaaaatcTCAAAACTCTCACCtgataatatttcatttcctATCACTCCAGATCTGTGGAATTATAGGtcttttatgttttgttattaacccattaaaaatcatcaaaagatcccttagaaccaggtggtgggtaatagggagggcacgtactgcatggagcactgggtgtgatgccaaaacaatgaacactgttatgctgtaaataaacaaataaaaaataaataaataaaagccaaaaaagaaaaaaagagaaaaaaaaagtgtgaatttGGTCCCGACCAGGGTATAACCCCTCATGCACTCATCTGATACCTCCTTAAACCTTTTGGAAGATGAAAGTATCCTAATTTCCAGGACAAATAGTTAAGAACTCCTAGTTcaatccccccaccctccatagTCTCCTCAATTACTATCATCACATTATCATTCATTGGACAAGGGGACAGTACAACCCTGAGGTGGGGTATGACTAACATGACCTCCCCAGTTCCTTTCAGACCATGATATGAAATGAGGGCAACAGAATTGGCATCAGTTTTGACACATGCAATGCTTGCCCCAGGAGAGACCCCTGATTACCAGGCAGACGCCAGGAAGGGCACAGTAGGCATTTCCCCAAAGTGGGCAGAGTGCTAAAGCCTGGCATAGTGACTGCTGTGGGAAGCCTGGAGACAGGAGAGTAGCCAGGGCCCACACTTCCCCCTCTTCCCAAATTCAACTTCCCCAGCCTAGGCCTCTCTTCTTGTGCTCCAAATTCCTAAGTTTTCAGACCTTCCATAGTGCTCATCTGAGGCCAGACACATATCATGGATCACCTGCATTTTTCAAACTGTAAAGAACACACAAATCACTTGGGAGCCTGTTAAAAATGCAGCTTTTGTATCAGTAGGTCTAAGTTGGAGcatgagattctgcatttctaacaagctcccaaggTGATACCCTTGTTGGTGGTTTATgaaccatacttttttttttaagatttttatttacttatttgagagagagagagagagatcatgaacagtggggaagggtagagggaaaagcatacttcccactgaccagggagcctaggacttgatcccagggccctgggatcatgacctgagctgaaggcagactcttaaccaactgagccactccagTGACTTTGAAGAGCAGGATCTAGATGACTCCAGCAGTTGCGACAAGTGTCTCCCAGAAACAATCCTTCTGTCCATATCCTCCTCCTTGTCTATCCTCCAGATGGCAATGAGAATCATATCTCATCCCTTTCTGATTCAGAAGTCTCACTCCATGGCACAATACACCATACACAAACCTGGCTTGTAAATTCTCTTCAAGTGTGGAAACACATCCCTCCACAAGTCTCATATTTCATGACTCCTAAAGATCCATGTAACCTAGAATTACTGTCCTATTTCTTTTCCAACTCACTTATTCCCCTCTTATTTCCCAAATTGCTCCAGAGGCATCCTCCTCTAGGAAGTGTCTGTTAACGAATACCTCTTTCCCAGTTTTTACTCTCACCTTCCCCTTCAAAGTAATGATGCCTTAGTCTAACATCCATTTATTAATTACTCCTATGTTGGTTCATTTTCATCCCTATTTGGGGTGTAAATTCTCTCTCCCTAACCAATCTTAGATGCTATTATAAGATTTTTACTCCAATCTCTCAAAAAGTATCTAAGGGAGTCGGTAGTATATGGGTAACCCTGCCTCTAGCAGGCTTCCCTGGAGTCACCCACTCCCTATTGGGAAGATGGGAAATTCCACAAGTAACAAAGTAGTCTCCTATCCTTTTCCTCCTAGGGGCCTGCCCTGAAGAGGTCTATATAAACACAATAGAAAAACACTGGCCCTCCTATACCAAAGCATAAGACTCTGGGTGCATCAAGAAAGATGTCTGTTGAAGTGCCTGGGTGGGGCAGTttgttaagcacctgactcttggttgtgGGCACAGGTCACAATTTCAgtgtcatgagatctagcccagagttgagctccttgctcagcttaGAGTCTTCTTAGGCTTCtccgtccctctccctccccctcggTCCTTTCCCCTAGCTCCTGAGTGCAGGACTACATGctcgcttgttctctctcaaataaataaatagttataaataataaattttaaatttatatacatttatatattatttatataaatatatatcatatataaacacatataaagtatatatttataataaatataaataaaatctaaaagaaggaaagagagagaaaggaaagatgggacagaaggaaggaaggacataagaaaggacagatggaaggatggttggaaggaaagggaaagacagaaaaagaaacctgTTGTGCCCCTGTTGGAACCAGTCTCATCTTCAGGGATTCCCTGGAGTCAGAGCAGGTTGGACCCTCTATCAATTTCACTACTATAGGACCGTCCCTACCTCCCCTGGGATGAGATGGAGCTGAATAAAGGAGGTATTTTCAGGCATTCTTTTGCCCCAAGGCTGTATTTTTCCTGTTACTATTTGAATAAACACCACTGTTTTTTGTTTCCCTCCCTTCATCTTTATAAATGGAGAGCCTTCAGCTAGAGTTTGGTTTTCAAAGTGGGATCCCTGGATTCTTGGGAACGTCGCCAGGCATCACCTAGGAACTTGTTAGAAGGACAAGTTCTGGTCCCCATCCAGACGTACTGAATTCCAAAAGCTGGGGATGggacccagcaatctgtgttCTCATAAGACTCCAAGTGAGGTGGCACCCACTAATGTTGGAACACCACTGAAGAGAGTACTAATCTTTCTACCCACCCCTTACTGTAACTTTGCTTTGTGAGTTGAAGACACAGACATGCCCAGCTCaacctctttgttttttgtgggaTTCCCTTTTTTATCCAGAACCATAATGCTGATAGGACACGTGCATCCTAATTTAATAAAAGGAGATTCTCTGCTGTGCTAGGGAGGCAGAGGGTGCTCAGCACTACTTGTGAAGAGGACTGTATCTAATTTAGTGATGCAGTATTAGCAAGCCAATTAGGCTGCAGATCTAAAGCTGATGGCTTAATCATCTGTTTCTATGTCATGATTATCAATAGGTTCCAAACACAGGAGGGGGAAATGTGGTGTTATATATAGGACCCCTACAGCTCCAAGTATGGGTTGTAGTGAAAAGTGGGCAAGATGCAGGTTCAGATGGTGTGTAGTAGTAGAGAGACCTAGTTGAGAGAATAACAGGACAGAAGAACCAGAGGAATTCCTAGAATTTTTCAAGTAAATGGAATTTTAGAAATCAGTTGTGACCTCTTGCATTATGGATAAATAAGCAAAGCATGGAAGGAACTGagaggcttgcccaaggtcatattgCTAGTTAATGGTGGAAACCAGAACCCAGGACACTTGGTTCTCAGCTGTACACTCTGTGAACAGGTGGACCAAAGAAGACAACAGTACAGAAACTTCACAGCCCAAGAATGAAGATAAGGCCAAGTAGAAGAAACAAACCTGGGGATTTTCAGCATGGGTATTGAGTTCAAAGCCAAAGTGCTTTGTGCTCAGAGGAAAGCTCTGGCTCCAGTCCACGTCCGCATGCTCTGTTGTCCCCTCACACAGCCAAGGCTCAAGCTACACATTCCGCTCAGTGTGCTCTgaacactgttttgttttcttgtgctttttgtAGTGACTTTCTCTCTGTGTACAGTATCTTCCTctgtgtgtgcccatgtgtggCAAATCCCATTTGTTCGAGGGGAGAGCCAACTAATCCCAATGCCATTCCTTTATAAAGTCTTCTGTTTTCACCAATCAGTCCTCATCTCTGTGCCAACCACAAGTGGTCGTCCTCCACTCTAAATTCACAAGACAATTTATTTGTATGTTACTAATGATAAAACTTTCTAATTCTGTTACTCTATGCCTTACCCTTTgttttagaatataagctccTTAAGAGCAGAGGtcatatttcatcttttttttgtgttttccagtttctttctttctttcttttttaattgaaatgtaatGGACATACAGTGTTGTCATATTACTCTCAGatgtacaatatgatgatttgaCAATTCCACACATTTCTCAgagctcatcaagataagtgtactcttatattcttcattccttttatcTATTTTACCCATTCCCTTACCCCAACCACTTTGGAAACCTCCAGTTTGTTCCTTGTGTTGAAGtgtatggggttttttttttctctctctctctttagtttgttagttttatttcctatataggagaaatcatatatttgtctttctcagtctgacttatttcacttaatgtataCCCTCTATGTCTATCGGTGTTGTTATAAATGGTaacatttcattctcttttatagctagatagtattccactgtgtctgtgtgtgtgtatgcacatgctactacatcttctttatccattcatctctcaatgGATGCTTGGGTTCCTTCCATAtacaattgtaaataatgctgcaataaatataaggGTGCATGTGTCTTTTTGAATTCATGTAAGcacttcttcacagcaaaggaaatcaccaacaaaacaaaaaggccacctattgaatgggagaagacattggcgaataatatatccaataagggattagtacccaaaagacataaagaacttacacacacacaagaaaaacaaatccaattttaaaatggggagaagacctaaatatttttccaaagaagacaaacagatggccaatagacacatgaagaCTATTCAGCATCACTAAATTTCAGGGAAACGTAagtaaaaactacaatgaaatatcactttatacctgtcagaatacCTACATATAGAAAGCCAAAAAGTATTAGAGAggatttgaagaaaaaggaacccttgtgtactcTTCTTGGGAATGTAAATCAATGCAACCACTGTGAAAATGGTACCAAGACTcctcaaaatattagaaatagatttaccatatgatccagtattcccactactggatatttatccaaagaaacaaaaacattttttctactttattttaataattttttttaaagccagcaaGCAGCTACAGACACAActgaaaggagacagaaaaaaaggtggggaggaagagaaaaggcatGTCCTTCTCTACACAATGAATACAGAGCTCTATTAGTGTTCTCCCACCAACATGCCATGGGAGGCGTAGTTTTGTATGTGCTCAGGAGTACTCTCCGTTGTTGTGCAGAGGACCAGACAGCATTCAGCGTGATGACATCAAATCAAATATGTATTGGCACTGCTGAGTTCAAGGTCTAGAGTTTGGGCCCTAACTTCGGTGGGGCTGTGCAACCAGGCTGTGCTGGATTCCATATGTGAAGTAGATAACAAACCCAATCAGCATCCAGATACTAACTAGGGCCCAGGTAGTAGCTGACATCTGCGTCATAAGGCAAACATTCACAAAGATGCTCAAGagtggaaggagaggcagagcagggacctTAAAGTGAAGGGGAGTGGAGCTCCATGGCTGTCTCCAGATGACCCAAGTGATCCCAGTGATGAGCACCAGGAGCAGCACAACCACGGTGATTGGCACTGGGTCTCCAGAGCGCAGACCTGGCCAGTGGGCCAGCACCAGGGAGAGGAGAGTCAGCAGCAGAACAAGCAGTGAGGAGCAAACATGCACAACCCAGCCAGagagtggagtgggggtggggctgcctGGAAAAAATAGTCCTCGTAGAGTCAGCTTCTCTGCGGCAGGTGCAGTCTCCTTCTGCACCTGTGTTTGATTTTCCCCATTCTCCTCCTGCATCTGCACTTCATTTCCCCCCTTCTTCCTCTCAGGCTGATACCTGATGATTAGAACACAAAAAGCCATCAGGGAATAAGCTAGCAGGGTCCCAATTGACACGAGTTGCAAAAGATCAGCAAGTCTCAAGAAGAATGCCATGATTGCTGCAATAATGCCAAAGATCACAGTGGCCATGACGAGCATGTAGGTGCCAGTATGGATTCTGGCAAGGACAGGGAACAGGAGACCATCCTCTGCCATCACATATATCAACTGACGTATGGGGAACATATAAACCAAGAGCCTGACAGAAAGACTACAGAGGAATACTAAAGCTATAGCATAGTAGGCAGGGGCCCAGCCAATATGGAGAAAAGCCTCAGGCAAGGTGCTCCCAGGTCGAATCTGGTAGTAAGGAACCATAAGTGTAAGGGCTGCAGAGacaccaaaatacaccaaaacaCAGATGAGCAGTGACATCACAATGCCCATGGGGATGGAACGCTGGTGGTTCTGGGCTTCTTCAACTCTGGTAACAATGTTATCAAAACCtataaatgcatagaaacaaGTAGCTGATCCATGGAGAATCCCTGCAAAGCCAAAAGGCACAAATCCTCCAGAGCCCAGAGGGCCCAAGCTAGAGGTGCCATTGAGTTCATCCTTTCTGTAGTCTTCTTCTGTGAGCTTCCAGTTGTGCAGGTCCCCCTTAATGAAGCCAGAGATGATGACAAAACTGAGAATCAAAAGTCTCACCAATGTGACTACTTTGGTTAACAGCATCAAATCCCTAACCCTCAAAGTCAGTAATCCAATGAGCAAAAACACAAGGCCCACAATAAAGAAGCCTAGAATCTCTGCAAGGACCTGGGGTAAATGCAATAAGATGTTTTCACCAAGGGCCTGAGAGATCTGGTACCCAAACAGATTGTCAAAAGCTGAAATCCAGACATAGACCATATTGGCTGTATCAGCAACATAGGAGAAGATGAGGTTCCAGCCAGTGATGAAGGCCCAGATTTCACCTACAGTGACATAGGCATAGAGATATGCAGAGCCAGAAAGGGGAATCCGGGCACTAAACTCTGCATAGCACAGTCCAGCCAATAATGAAGCTAGGCCAGCCACCAAAAAGCAGATCACAATGGATGGTCCTGCTTGATTACCCACCACCTCACCAGCCAGGATATACACAGCTACACCCATTGTGAGGCTCACACCCAGGGCCACTAAATCCAGAGTGCTCAGGTTTCTGTCAGAGTCAATCTTAGCCTCATCTTGGTCTAGCATTCGT
This DNA window, taken from Meles meles chromosome 7, mMelMel3.1 paternal haplotype, whole genome shotgun sequence, encodes the following:
- the LOC123947412 gene encoding cationic amino acid transporter 3-like, yielding MESSSIPARRLCQTLHRFGQKLSRRRMLDQDEAKIDSDRNLSTLDLVALGVSLTMGVAVYILAGEVVGNQAGPSIVICFLVAGLASLLAGLCYAEFSARIPLSGSAYLYAYVTVGEIWAFITGWNLIFSYVADTANMVYVWISAFDNLFGYQISQALGENILLHLPQVLAEILGFFIVGLVFLLIGLLTLRVRDLMLLTKVVTLVRLLILSFVIISGFIKGDLHNWKLTEEDYRKDELNGTSSLGPLGSGGFVPFGFAGILHGSATCFYAFIGFDNIVTRVEEAQNHQRSIPMGIVMSLLICVLVYFGVSAALTLMVPYYQIRPGSTLPEAFLHIGWAPAYYAIALVFLCSLSVRLLVYMFPIRQLIYVMAEDGLLFPVLARIHTGTYMLVMATVIFGIIAAIMAFFLRLADLLQLVSIGTLLAYSLMAFCVLIIRYQPERKKGGNEVQMQEENGENQTQVQKETAPAAEKLTLRGLFFPGSPTPTPLSGWVVHVCSSLLVLLLTLLSLVLAHWPGLRSGDPVPITVVVLLLVLITGITWVIWRQPWSSTPLHFKVPALPLLPLLSIFVNVCLMTQMSATTWALVSIWMLIGFVIYFTYGIQHSLVAQPHRS